A region from the Drosophila bipectinata strain 14024-0381.07 chromosome 3R, DbipHiC1v2, whole genome shotgun sequence genome encodes:
- the sds22 gene encoding protein phosphatase 1 regulatory subunit 7, with translation MGDADRAMNEAEVAKPTAGIQVIPAEDVSSIEEIITIDPECYELDLNHRRIEKLENFEPLTRIERLFLRWNLIKKIENLSTLTSLVELELYDNQITKIENLDELTNLELLDLSFNRLTKIENLDKLVKLDKIYFVANRITEIENLGMLTNLTMLELGDNKLKKIENIEMLVNLRQLFLGKNKIAKIENLDTLVNLEILSLQANRIVKIENLEKLSNLRELYISENGVEVIENLSENKNLETLDLAKNRLKSIGNLEELHLLEELWLNHNGVDDWKNIELLKVNKALQTIYLEYNPLAKDVRYRSKLRDILPQLQKIDATLCMVPGSH, from the coding sequence ATGGGTGATGCCGACAGAGCAATGAACGAGGCGGAGGTGGCAAAGCCAACCGCCGGCATCCAGGTGATTCCTGCCGAGGATGTGTCCTCCATCGAGGAGATAATTACAATCGATCCGGAATGCTACGAGCTGGATCTGAATCACCGGCGCATCGAGAAGCTGGAGAACTTTGAGCCCCTCACACGGATCGAGCGCCTGTTCTTGCGCTGGAACTTGATCAAGAAGATCGAGAACCTTTCGACGCTGACGTCCCTTGTGGAGTTGGAACTCTACGACAACCAGATAACCAAAATCGAGAACCTGGACGAGTTGACCAACCTGGAGCTGCTGGACCTCAGCTTCAACCGATTAACCAAAATCGAGAACTTGGACAAACTTGTGAAGCTGGACAAGATCTACTTTGTGGCGAACCGCATCACTGAAATAGAGAACTTGGGCATGCTGACCAATCTCACCATGTTGGAGCTGGGCGACAACAAGTTGAAGAAGATAGAGAACATTGAGATGCTGGTGAACCTGCGACAACTCTTCCTCGGCAAAAACAAGATTGCCAAGATTGAGAATCTCGACACTCTAGTCAACTTGGAAATTCTCAGCCTGCAGGCGAATCGAATTGTAAAGATCGAGAACCTTGAGAAGCTTTCCAATCTGCGGGAGCTCTACATATCAGAGAACGGCGTGGAGGTTATCGAGAACCTCTCCGAGAACAAGAACCTGGAGACCCTTGATCTTGCCAAGAACCGCTTGAAGTCCATTGGTAATCTTGAGGAACTGCATCTCTTGGAGGAGCTTTGGCTTAATCACAATGGCGTCGATGACTGGAAGAACATTGAACTACTCAAGGTAAACAAGGCCCTGCAAACCATTTACCTGGAGTACAATCCCCTAGCCAAAGATGTGCGTTACCGCTCCAAGCTCCGTGACATCCTGCCGCAGCTGCAAAAAATCGACGCTACTTTGTGCATGGTGCCGGGGTCTCATTAA
- the Sur-8 gene encoding leucine-rich repeat protein soc-2 homolog: protein MNLCSSGATASTTSLSSTGQAERSGGGGVPGGGGVSNGGGGGGGVTGSGGGGGNTSDGLSEATHCFGGSGGGATASGPEEPNNASSPANGGGASASAQQPSGSNGHGQLHNENNAIMPPETRPKMVTVKHPESNKPKPTTKKSKPIQADQDVIKALQRCRDEGIKRLDLSKSSITVIPSTVKECVHLTELYLYSNKIGQLPPEIGCLVNLRNLALNENSLTSLPESLQNCNQLKVLDLRHNKLAEIPPVIYKLRSLTTLYLRFNRITAVADDLRQLVNLTMLSLRENKIRELGSAIGALVNLTTLDVSHNHLEHLPEDIGNCVNLSALDLQHNELLDIPDTIGNLKSLVRLGMRYNRLTSVPATLKNCKCMDEFNVEGNGITQLPDGMLASLSGLTTITLSRNQFTSYPTGGPAQFTNVYSINLEHNRIDKIPYGIFSRAKGLTKLNMKENMLTALPLDIGTWVNMVELNLATNALQKLPDDIMNLQNLEILILSNNMLKKIPNTIGNLRRLRILDLEENRIEVLPHEIGLLHELQRLILQTNQITMLPRSIGHLGNLTHLSVSENNLQFLPEEIGSLESLENLYINQNPGLEKLPFELALCQNLKYLNIDKCPLSTIPPEIQAGGPSLVLQWLKMHSPYRQM from the exons ATGAACTTGTGTTCTTCGGGTGCAACGGCATCGACCACATCGTTATCATCCACGGGCCAGGCGGAGAGGAGCGGCGGAGGCGGCGTACCAGGTGGAGGAGGCGTCAGTAACGGAggcggaggaggtggtggagtAACTGgaagcggcggcggcggcggcaacaCTAGCGACGGCCTCTCCGAAGCAACACACTGCTTTGGTGGTAGTGGAGGAGGTGCAACAGCCTCTGGGCCCGAGGAACCCAACAACGCCAGCAGCCCGGCCAACGGAGGaggtgccagtgccagtgcacAGCAACCGTCTGGAAGCAACGGACACGGCCAACTACACAACGAAAACAACGCAATCATGCCGCCCGAGACGCGTCCCAAAATGGTGACGGTCAAACACCCGGAGTCCAACAAGCCCAAGCCCACCACCAAAAAGAGCAAACCCATCCAGGCGGATCAGGATGTGATCAAGGCACTTCAGCGGTGTCGAGATGAAG GAATTAAACGTCTCGACCTGAGCAAATCTTCCATCACGGTTATTCCCAGCACAGTGAAGGAATGTGTCCACCTCACGGAGCTGTATCTATACAGCAACAAGATAGGTCAGCTGCCGCCGGAGATTGGGTGTCTGGTGAACCTACGGAACCTGGCGCTGAACGAGAATTCGCTGACTTCTCTACCCGAGTCGCTGCAGAACTGCAACCAGCTAAAGGTTCTGGATCTACGGCACAATAAGCTAGCCGAGATCCCGCCAGTGATTTATAAACTACGCAGCCTAACAACTCTTTACCTGCGCTTCAATCGCATCACTGCCGTTGCGGACGATCTGCGTCAGCTCGTTAACCTGACCATGTTGAGTCTACGGGAGAATAAGATCCGGGAGCTGGGCAGCGCTATCGGGGCATTGGTGAACCTAACCACGCTGGACGTGTCGCACAATCATCTGGAGCACCTCCCCGAGGACATTGGCAACTGCGTTAACCTCAGCGCCCTTGATCTGCAGCACAACGAGCTTCTAGACATCCCCGACACCATCGGCAACCTCAAGTCACTAGTCCGACTGGGCATGAGGTACAATCGGCTGACCAGTGTCCCTGCCACTTTGAAGAACTGCAAATGCATGGACGAATTCAACGTGGAGGGCAATGGGATTACGCAGCTACCGGATGGGATGCTGGCCAGCTTAAGCGGACTCACCACCATTACTCTCTCGAGAAATCAGTTCACCAGCTACCCCACTGGCGGTCCGGCTCAGTTTACGAACGTTTACAGCATCAACTTGGAACACAACCGCATCGATAAAATACCGTATGGAATATTTTCGCGAGCCAAAGGTCTCACTAAGCTGAACATGAAGGAGAATATGTTGACGGCCCTGCCACTGGACATCGGTACCTGGGTGAACATGGTGGAGCTGAACCTGGCCACAAATGCACTACAGAAGCTGCCCGACGACATAATGAACCTTCAGAACCTTGAGATACTCATCCTATCCAACAACATGCTCAAGAAAATCCCAAACACCATCGGTAATCTGCGACGACTAAGGATCCTTGACCTGGAAGAGAACCGCATCGAAGTTTTACCCCATGAGATTGGTTTGCTGCACGAACTCCAACGACTTATCCTTCAAACCAACCAGATCACAATGCTGCCGAGGAGCATCGGCCATCTGGGAAATTTAACGCATTTGTCCGTGAGCGAAAATAATCTGCAATTCCTGCCCGAGGAGATCGGATCGCTGGAGAGCCTGGAGAACCTGTATATCAATCAGAACCCCGGACTGGAGAAGCTGCCCTTCGAGCTAGCACTGTGCCAGAATTTAAAATATCTTAACATCGACAAGTGCCCGCTGAGCACGATTCCGCCGGAGATTCAGGCAGGCGGTCCATCGCTGGTGCTGCAATGGCTCAAGATGCATTCACCCTATAGACAAATGTGA
- the CREG gene encoding protein CREG1: protein MKPCSFILLAWTLAFVAPSPSFGYSPREDARLIREYKQKLELNHAKIARDLVHRANWAAVGSISTNKIIEGYPMVNIISTDDSDSNGQSTGRIRFLLTDLDFTGPDWEHNNKVTLMFSDDQTLNCKNSGMDPMEPTCARTMLSGQVKKINPSDSSYQPALDAFVKRHPAANNWLKAHNFYLCELDIRNIFVLDFYGGPHQVSASDYYAVKA, encoded by the exons ATGAAACCCtgttcatttatattgttggCGTGGACCTTGGCTTTCGTAGCTCCCTCACCCAGTTTTGGATATTCTCCTCGAGAGGATGCTAGATTAATTCGGGAATACAAGCAGAAACTAGAGCTAAACCACGCCAAGATCGCCAGAGATCTCGTGCATCGAGCCAACTGGGCTGCTGTGGGCAGCATCTCCACAAACAAAATCATTGAGGGTTATCCCATGGTCAACATCATTTCCACAGACGATAGCGACTCCAACGGTCAATCTACAGGCAGAATACGTTTTCTCCTAACTGATTTGGACTTTACTGGCCCGGATTGGGAGCATAACAATAAGGTGACCTTAATGTTCAGCGATGACCAAACTCTGAATTGCAAGAATTCTGGCATGGATCCAATGGAACCCACTTGTGCTCGCACCATGCTAAGTGGGCAGGTGAAGAAG ATAAATCCAAGCGATAGCAGCTATCAGCCCGCCTTGGATGCTTTCGTGAAACGCCATCCAGCAGCTAATAATTGGTTGAAAG CCCACAACTTCTACCTGTGTGAGCTGGACATTCGCAACATCTTTGTTCTCGACTTCTATGGAGGCCCACACCAGGTCAGCGCCTCCGACTATTACGCCGTTAAGGCGTAG
- the Brf gene encoding transcription factor IIIB 90 kDa subunit, which yields MSSALKCRNCGSNEIEEDNARGDRVCMNCGSVLEDSLIVSEVQFEEVGHGAAAIGQFVSAESSGGATNYGYGKFQVGSGTESREVTIKKAKKDITLLCQQLQLSQHYADTALNFFKMALSRHLTRGRKSTHIYAACVYMTCRTEGTSHLLIDISDVQQICSYELGRTYLKLSHALCINIPSVDPCLYIMRFASRLHLEAKTHEVSMTALRIVQRMKKDCMHSGRRPTGLCGAALLIAARMHDFNRTLLDVIGVVKIHESTLRKRLSEFAETPSGGLTLEEFMTIDLEREQDPPSFKAARKKDRERIKDIGEQELTDLQKQIDAQLEKDLGKYKNSVFQKLAHGKSTTTTSSPGTPKSISENELEMEESRQFIEQSNAEVIKDLIDKDEGVKKVEPGGLVSGIEGLRPDIEAICRVTQSDLEDVERTKAPQETELFIDDLNDDELDQYVLTEEEAVSKLDMWKNLNAEYLREQQEREERLAKEREEGKPERKKRKPRKKVIGPSSTAGEAIEKMLQEKKISSKINYEILKTLTEGIGGLTGESAATSTDTKPTTLQEIKEQPVIVEEGPVVSKNSRSRPAYDLPGPSRKRVKAEAGLPVSQAASEEPAETKQAVVTETDDMDEDAEQEEADAEPEAEPEATLQDMLNKGGEEDDEFGYGFDEDEEY from the exons atgTCTTCAGCTTTAAAATGTCGCAATTGCGGATCCAACGAGATCGAGGAGGACAATGCTCGTGGAGATCGAG TGTGCATGAACTGCGGGTCGGTGCTGGAGGACTCATTAATCGTCTCCGAAGTACAATTTGAGGAGGTGGGTCATGGAGCCGCTGCGATTGGCCAGTTCGTGTCGGCAGAATCGTCTGGAGGAGCCACAAACTACGGGTACGGAAAGTTCCAGGTGGGGTCTGGTACAGAGTCTCGCGAGGTCACTATCAAGAAGGCAAAAAAGGACATTACCTTGCTGTGTCAGCAGCTCCAATTGTCGCAGCATTACGCCGACACGGCTCTAAATTTCTTCAAGATGGCACTGAGCAGGCATTTGACTCGTGGTCGCAAAAGCACCCACATCTACGCAGCTTGCGTCTACATGACATGCCGCACAGAAGGCACTTCCC ATCTGCTCATTGACATCAGCGATGTTCAGCAGATTTGCTCGTATGAGCTAGGACGCACGTATCTGAAGCTGTCGCATGCCCTATGCATCAATATACCGTCCGTGG ATCCATGTCTGTACATCATGCGTTTCGCCAGTCGACTCCATTTGGAAGCCAAGACACACGAGGTGTCCATGACAGCATTGAGGATTGTACAGCGTATGAAGAAGGATTGCATGCATTCCGGCCGACGACCCACTGGCCTTTGTGGAGCAG CACTGCTTATTGCTGCTCGCATGCACGACTTTAATCGCACCCTGTTGGATGTGATTGGGGTGGTCAAGATTCACGAGTCCACGCTCCGCAAGCGCCTCTCGGAGTTTGCGGAAACACCTTCAGGCGGACTGACCCTCGAGGAGTTCATGACCATTGACCTGGAGCGCGAACAAGATCCACCATCGTTCAAGGCGGCCCGCAAGAAGGACCGAGAGAGAATAAAGGAT atAGGAGAGCAGGAGCTCACAGATCTGCAAAAGCAGATAGATGCACAGTTGGAAAAGGATCTCGGCAAGTACAAAAACAGTGTTTTCCAAAAGCTAGCCCATGGTAAGAGTACGACCACAACCAGTTCTCCGGGTACACCAAAAAGTATTTCCGAGAATGAACTGGAAATGGAGGAGTCCCGCCAGTTTATCGAACAGTCCAACGCAGAGGTTATCAAGGATTTGATAGATAAGGACGAAGGCGTAAAGAAAGTGGAGCCCGGTGGCTTGGTGTCCGGAATCGAAGGATTGCGCCCTGATATCGAGGCCATATGCCGGGTCACCCAGAGTGACCTGGAGGATGTCGAGCGCACCAAAGCGCCTCAGGAAACTGAGCTGTTTATCGACGACTTAAATGACGACGAGCTAGATCAGTATGTGCTTACCGAAGAAGAGGCTGTGTCCAAGCTGGACATGTGGAAAAATCTAAACGCCGAGTATTTACGCGAGCAACAGGAGCGTGAGGAGAGGCTGGCCAAGGAGCGCGAGGAGGGCAAGCCGGAGCGCAAGAAGCGTAAGCCGCGCAAGAAAGTCATCGGGCCCTCGTCCACTGCCGGCGAGGCCATTGAGAAAATGCTCCAGGAGAAGAAAATATCCAGTAAGATTAACTACGAGATCCTTAAGACTTTGACTGAAGGCATCGGCGGCCTAACGGGCGAatctgccgcaacgagtacggACACCAAGCCAACGACTCTTCAGGAAATAAAAGAGCAGCCGGTGATTGTGGAGGAGGGACCTGTAGTTTCTAAAAACAGTCGATCTCGGCCAGCTTATGATCTACCAGGTCCAAGCCGAAAACGAGTCAAGGCTGAAGCCGGATTGCCAGTTAGCCAGGCGGCAAGTGAAGAGCCAGCGGAGACCAAGCAAGCAGTAGTTACCGAAACAG ACGATATGGACGAGGACGCTGAGCAAGAGGAGGCTGATGCGGAACCCGAGGCCGAGCCAGAGGCCACACTCCAGGACATGCTGAACAAGGGCGGCGAGGAGGACGACGAATTCGGATACGGCTTTGACGAGGACGAAGAATATTAG